From Virgibacillus ihumii, the proteins below share one genomic window:
- a CDS encoding metal-dependent hydrolase family protein, whose protein sequence is MTKTVIKNGLLIDGNGGEPQQHALVAIEEKNIVYAGPEDDYTFTGEETIVDAKGGTILPGIIDSHVHMMMEFAPIAKRLETPFSFMYYQAAEYLKNTLQAGVTSVRDALGTDRGVKKAVEEGLISGPRLQLSINALTITGGHGDGYTVSGSVQDLLPSGHPGMPHGQCDGVEEVRKKTREMLRAGAEVIKVHATGGVLSATDHPEFTQFSLEELQTIVQEGQFRKGVKVMAHAQGAEGIKNAVKAGIHSIEHGIFLDDESIEMMLEKGTFLVPTLLAPVAVLETAEEKGMPDTAVEKSKEVIEYHKASIEKAHKAGVKIAMGTDAGVMKHGTNLRELGLMAGIGMSPMETIVASTKTAAECLGWEDKVGTLEEGKLADVIVVQGNPLDDINALADNDTVQVVVKDGKIEKNVLG, encoded by the coding sequence ATGACAAAAACAGTTATTAAAAATGGTTTATTAATTGATGGTAATGGAGGAGAGCCACAGCAGCATGCCTTGGTGGCGATTGAGGAGAAAAATATCGTATACGCTGGGCCGGAAGATGACTACACCTTTACGGGTGAAGAGACTATTGTCGATGCGAAAGGCGGTACTATTTTACCTGGCATTATTGATTCACATGTTCATATGATGATGGAATTTGCCCCGATTGCCAAGCGTTTGGAAACACCATTTTCGTTTATGTATTATCAAGCTGCTGAGTACTTGAAAAATACGCTGCAAGCTGGTGTTACCTCTGTTCGGGATGCATTAGGCACCGATCGTGGTGTGAAAAAGGCTGTAGAAGAAGGGCTAATTTCCGGTCCGCGTTTACAGTTAAGCATCAATGCGCTGACGATTACCGGCGGGCATGGCGATGGTTATACCGTTTCCGGCAGTGTTCAGGATCTTCTGCCTTCTGGTCACCCCGGCATGCCGCATGGACAGTGTGACGGGGTGGAGGAAGTGCGCAAGAAGACCCGTGAAATGCTGCGTGCAGGTGCTGAAGTGATCAAAGTTCATGCTACAGGAGGAGTTCTGAGTGCGACCGATCATCCGGAATTCACCCAATTTTCCTTGGAAGAACTTCAGACGATTGTTCAGGAAGGTCAATTTCGCAAAGGTGTTAAAGTCATGGCTCACGCGCAAGGAGCAGAGGGTATCAAAAATGCTGTTAAGGCAGGGATCCACTCCATAGAACATGGCATCTTTTTGGATGATGAATCCATTGAAATGATGCTGGAGAAAGGGACATTCCTGGTTCCGACATTGCTGGCTCCGGTTGCAGTGTTAGAAACGGCCGAGGAGAAAGGCATGCCGGATACAGCTGTTGAGAAATCCAAAGAAGTCATTGAATACCATAAAGCCAGTATTGAGAAAGCTCACAAGGCCGGTGTCAAGATTGCAATGGGAACAGATGCCGGCGTCATGAAACACGGTACCAACTTACGGGAGCTTGGACTAATGGCTGGCATTGGCATGTCACCAATGGAGACGATTGTAGCTTCCACCAAAACTGCTGCAGAATGCCTGGGCTGGGAAGATAAAGTTGGAACATTGGAAGAAGGAAAACTTGCTGATGTGATCGTTGTTCAAGGAAACCCATTGGATGATATCAATGCTTTGGCGGATAATGATACCGTTCAGGTTGTTGTAAAAGACGGCAAGATTGAAAAGAACGTGTTAGGTTAA